One Solibacillus sp. R5-41 DNA segment encodes these proteins:
- a CDS encoding competence protein ComK, which translates to MKEIPNISDAMAIIPYTAEYGEQYSIVVQDDELIKVPLKNSKILDYQLRLIGSSMKGAKDAAKLVLGSASMYPIVAKLHPKIEIWFPTESIRNTMTCVFLSLHRIKDMEYYTDTSTIVYGYGANDVVVPVPHNKLR; encoded by the coding sequence ATGAAAGAAATTCCAAATATTTCAGACGCAATGGCAATAATCCCTTATACAGCGGAGTATGGAGAACAATATTCAATCGTTGTGCAAGATGATGAATTGATCAAAGTCCCATTAAAAAACTCCAAAATTTTAGACTATCAATTACGTTTAATCGGCTCTAGCATGAAAGGGGCAAAAGACGCGGCAAAACTAGTTTTAGGTTCTGCGAGCATGTATCCAATTGTAGCCAAGTTGCATCCGAAAATTGAGATTTGGTTTCCAACTGAATCCATTCGCAATACTATGACTTGTGTATTTTTATCGCTGCACCGCATTAAAGATATGGAGTACTATACAGACACAAGTACGATTGTGTATGGCTATGGTGCCAATGATGTCGTCGTGCCTGTCCCGCATAATAAGTTAAGATAG
- a CDS encoding competence protein ComK, with amino-acid sequence MEIRKSYVITSKTVAIMPFVAENGELYTVVLEAGTIAIISKPPTKLIQENKQFIISQQQNVKRVYEDYWEKDIMQNGKKTNIKFNFRMDEQNF; translated from the coding sequence TTGGAAATTCGAAAATCGTATGTTATTACATCTAAAACAGTTGCGATTATGCCTTTTGTTGCAGAGAACGGTGAGCTGTATACCGTTGTTTTGGAAGCGGGGACAATTGCGATTATTTCCAAACCGCCTACCAAGCTCATTCAGGAAAACAAGCAATTCATTATTAGTCAGCAACAAAATGTAAAACGTGTTTATGAAGATTATTGGGAAAAAGACATTATGCAAAATGGGAAAAAAACGAACATAAAATTTAACTTCAGAATGGATGAACAGAATTTTTAA
- a CDS encoding PilZ domain-containing protein: MIFKRTEGFRFAFGDPIAANFVRILNGKLENEKHACSILDISPHGMKMFSKTEIGEHSNKLVQIEMQFVLDEALIRAVGEVVWKKQFGKDYHYGIVFENQPIVEELIVSELKIRRKKEVKRS; this comes from the coding sequence GTGATTTTCAAAAGAACAGAAGGGTTTCGATTTGCCTTTGGAGACCCCATTGCCGCCAATTTTGTTAGGATATTGAATGGAAAGTTAGAAAACGAGAAACATGCATGTAGTATTCTTGATATTAGCCCACATGGAATGAAAATGTTTTCAAAAACAGAAATTGGGGAACATAGTAATAAGCTGGTACAAATTGAAATGCAATTTGTTTTAGACGAAGCATTAATTCGAGCAGTGGGGGAGGTAGTTTGGAAAAAACAATTCGGGAAAGACTATCATTATGGAATCGTTTTTGAAAATCAACCGATTGTTGAGGAGTTAATTGTGAGTGAATTAAAGATACGCCGTAAAAAAGAAGTAAAGCGTAGCTAA
- the hpf gene encoding ribosome hibernation-promoting factor, HPF/YfiA family, translating to MLNFNIRGENIEVTPAIRDHVESKIEKIERYFNGDVNANANVNLKVYNAKQTKVEVTIPMKNLTLRAEERHDDMYAAVDLIVDKLERQIRKHKTKVNRKFRDREGTGLYFATVNQAETSNDTSDEEYVIVRTKQFDLKPMDQEEAVLQMNLLGHDFYIYTDAESDGTNIVYKRKDGKYGLIETN from the coding sequence ATGCTAAATTTTAACATTCGTGGTGAGAACATTGAGGTAACTCCAGCGATTCGCGATCACGTTGAGTCTAAAATCGAAAAGATTGAACGCTATTTCAATGGTGATGTAAACGCAAACGCTAATGTCAATTTAAAGGTTTATAATGCGAAACAAACAAAGGTAGAAGTTACAATTCCGATGAAAAATTTGACGCTTCGTGCTGAGGAACGCCATGACGACATGTATGCAGCAGTGGATTTAATTGTCGATAAATTAGAACGTCAAATCCGTAAACATAAAACAAAAGTCAATCGTAAATTCCGTGATCGTGAAGGCACAGGTCTTTATTTTGCAACAGTTAATCAAGCTGAAACATCAAATGATACTTCCGATGAAGAATATGTAATTGTACGTACAAAACAATTCGATTTAAAGCCAATGGATCAAGAAGAGGCGGTTTTACAAATGAACTTGCTCGGTCACGACTTCTACATCTATACAGATGCTGAATCAGATGGAACGAACATTGTATATAAACGCAAAGACGGCAAGTACGGCTTAATCGAAACGAATTAA
- the secA gene encoding preprotein translocase subunit SecA yields MANILNKLFDFNKKEVKKLEKVADKVETFASQMETLSDEALQAKTEEFKNRYQDGETVEQLLPEVFAVIREASRRVLGMYPFRVQIMGAAALNEGNIAEMKTGEGKTLTSTMAVYLNAITGKGVHVVTVNEYLASRDAEEMGELYKWLGLTIGLNLNSMSKEEKREAYAADITYSTNNELGFDYLRDNMVLYKEDRVQRPLYYAVIDEVDSILIDEARTPLIISGQAGKTAQLYVQSNAFVRMLKKEEDYNYEESTKGVTLTEAGIEKAEKAFGIDNLFDLAHVRLNHAINQSLKAHASMHLDIDYVVQEGEVVIVDGFTGRLMKGRRYSDGLHQAIEAKEGLDIQNESMTMATVTFQNYFRMYEKLSGMTGTAKTEEEEFRNIYNMQVVAIPTNKPIARDDRPDLIYASMEGKFKAVAEDIAERHSLGQPVLVGTVAIETSEIISKFLTKFKIPHNVLNAKNHEREADIILNAGQKGAVTIATNMAGRGTDIKPGEGVMEIGGLAVIGTERHESRRIDNQLRGRSGRQGNPGVTQFYLSLEDDLMRRFGSDNMKAMMTKLGMDDSQPIQSRMVSKAVESAQKRVEGNNFDARKRLLQYDDVLRQQREVIYKEREDVLDSENMRDLVESMIQQAVENAVALHTQGEKDAWTLDALEDYIAANLLEEGLIKESDLQNKSPEEMNLFIYEKVQTHYNEKEEAMTSERMREFEKVILLRSIDTKWIDHIDAMDQLRQGIHLRAYGQTDPLREYQQEGFAMFEEMVAAMREDVAKYALKAEIRSNLQREEVAKGQAVNPKEEGAPKPKKMPTRKAENIGRNDACPCGSGKKYKSCHGVGN; encoded by the coding sequence ATGGCAAACATATTAAATAAATTATTTGATTTCAATAAAAAAGAAGTAAAGAAGCTAGAAAAAGTAGCAGACAAGGTAGAAACATTCGCAAGTCAGATGGAAACGCTCTCTGATGAAGCATTACAAGCGAAAACAGAAGAGTTTAAAAATCGTTACCAAGATGGCGAAACAGTAGAGCAATTATTACCAGAAGTCTTTGCCGTTATCCGAGAAGCATCTCGCCGTGTATTAGGTATGTATCCGTTCCGTGTACAAATTATGGGGGCTGCTGCATTAAATGAAGGAAATATCGCAGAAATGAAAACCGGGGAAGGGAAAACGTTAACTTCCACAATGGCAGTTTATTTAAATGCGATCACTGGTAAAGGTGTTCATGTTGTTACAGTCAATGAATATTTAGCAAGCCGTGACGCCGAGGAAATGGGCGAGTTATATAAATGGCTAGGATTAACAATCGGACTAAATTTAAACAGCATGTCAAAAGAAGAAAAACGAGAAGCATATGCAGCGGATATTACGTATTCGACGAACAATGAGCTAGGTTTTGACTATTTACGTGATAACATGGTGCTTTATAAAGAAGATCGTGTGCAGCGACCTTTATACTATGCCGTAATTGACGAGGTGGACTCGATTTTAATTGATGAAGCGCGTACACCGTTAATTATCTCAGGTCAAGCCGGAAAAACAGCGCAACTTTATGTGCAATCAAACGCCTTTGTTCGCATGTTAAAAAAAGAAGAAGACTACAATTATGAAGAATCAACAAAGGGTGTAACGTTAACTGAAGCTGGGATAGAAAAGGCAGAAAAAGCATTTGGTATTGATAACTTATTTGATTTAGCACATGTTCGTCTAAATCATGCGATTAACCAAAGCTTAAAGGCACATGCGTCTATGCATTTAGATATAGATTACGTCGTGCAAGAAGGTGAAGTAGTTATTGTTGACGGCTTTACAGGTCGTTTAATGAAAGGTCGTCGTTATTCGGATGGCTTACACCAAGCAATCGAGGCAAAAGAAGGCTTAGATATTCAAAACGAATCTATGACAATGGCTACGGTTACGTTCCAAAACTACTTCCGTATGTATGAAAAATTATCAGGTATGACGGGTACTGCAAAAACAGAGGAAGAGGAATTCCGCAATATTTACAACATGCAAGTGGTGGCAATTCCAACAAATAAACCAATTGCGCGTGATGACCGTCCAGACTTGATTTATGCATCAATGGAAGGAAAATTTAAGGCGGTAGCAGAGGATATCGCAGAACGTCATAGCCTTGGACAACCAGTTTTAGTCGGGACAGTGGCGATTGAAACGTCTGAGATTATTTCAAAGTTTTTAACAAAATTTAAAATTCCGCATAATGTGTTAAATGCCAAAAATCATGAACGAGAAGCCGATATTATTTTAAATGCTGGTCAAAAAGGCGCAGTAACGATTGCAACAAACATGGCAGGTCGTGGTACTGACATTAAGCCAGGTGAAGGTGTAATGGAAATTGGCGGTTTGGCTGTTATTGGTACAGAGCGTCATGAATCACGCCGTATTGACAATCAGTTACGTGGTCGTTCTGGTCGTCAAGGGAATCCAGGTGTGACACAATTTTATCTTTCTTTAGAAGATGATTTAATGCGTCGTTTCGGTTCAGACAACATGAAAGCGATGATGACAAAGCTAGGAATGGATGATTCACAGCCAATTCAATCACGTATGGTTTCAAAAGCGGTAGAATCGGCACAAAAACGTGTTGAAGGAAATAACTTCGATGCACGTAAGCGTCTATTACAATATGATGATGTATTACGTCAACAGCGTGAAGTTATTTATAAAGAGCGTGAAGATGTATTAGACTCAGAAAATATGCGTGATCTAGTTGAGTCAATGATTCAGCAGGCAGTTGAAAATGCAGTAGCCTTGCACACACAAGGTGAAAAAGATGCATGGACACTGGATGCACTGGAAGATTACATTGCGGCAAACCTTTTAGAAGAAGGTTTGATTAAGGAATCTGATTTACAAAATAAATCACCTGAAGAGATGAACTTATTCATCTATGAAAAAGTTCAAACTCATTACAATGAAAAAGAAGAAGCGATGACATCAGAGCGTATGCGCGAATTCGAAAAAGTTATTTTATTGCGTTCAATTGATACGAAATGGATTGACCATATCGATGCGATGGATCAGCTACGTCAAGGGATTCACCTACGTGCTTATGGACAAACAGACCCATTACGCGAATACCAGCAAGAAGGATTTGCAATGTTCGAGGAAATGGTTGCGGCTATGCGTGAAGATGTAGCGAAATATGCGCTGAAGGCAGAAATTCGCAGTAACTTACAGCGTGAAGAAGTGGCGAAAGGGCAAGCGGTGAATCCAAAAGAAGAGGGTGCGCCAAAGCCGAAAAAAATGCCAACACGTAAAGCGGAAAACATTGGCCGTAATGATGCATGTCCATGTGGAAGCGGCAAAAAATATAAATCTTGTCACGGTGTAGGAAACTAA
- the prfB gene encoding peptide chain release factor 2 (programmed frameshift), whose translation MELADVRNALENTAKKLADFRGSLDLENKEARIQELDELMLEPNFWNDQQGAQVIINEGNGIKAVVNEFYDLNSTQENLEMMLELLREEPDAELQEDLGNELTDFQVKMGDFELQMLLSEPYDKNNAILELHPGAGGTESQDWGSMLLRMYTRWAEKRGFKVTTIDYLPGDEAGIKSVTLQITGHNAYGYLKAEKGVHRLVRISPFDSSGRRHTSFVSCDIMPEFNEEIEIDVRTEDLKVDTYRATGAGGQHINTTDSAVRITHLPSGVVVQCQSERSQIKNRDAAMKMLKSKLYQLEIEKQQAQLDEIRGEQKEIGWGSQIRSYVFHPYSMVKDHRTNHETGNVGAVMDGDLDQFITAYLRSRISY comes from the exons ATAGAATTAGCAGATGTGCGAAATGCTTTAGAAAATACAGCGAAGAAATTAGCTGACTTTAGGGGGTCTCTT GACTTAGAAAACAAAGAGGCACGTATACAAGAGTTAGATGAATTGATGCTGGAGCCAAACTTTTGGAATGATCAGCAAGGGGCTCAAGTCATTATTAATGAAGGCAACGGCATTAAAGCAGTTGTAAACGAGTTTTATGACTTAAATTCAACGCAGGAAAATCTTGAAATGATGCTTGAGCTTTTACGTGAAGAGCCAGATGCTGAATTACAAGAAGATCTTGGCAATGAATTAACCGATTTTCAAGTGAAGATGGGTGATTTTGAATTACAAATGCTGTTATCAGAGCCATATGATAAAAACAATGCCATTTTAGAGCTTCATCCAGGTGCGGGTGGTACGGAATCACAAGATTGGGGTTCAATGCTGTTGCGAATGTATACACGTTGGGCTGAGAAGCGCGGATTTAAAGTGACGACGATTGACTATTTACCTGGTGATGAAGCCGGCATCAAATCAGTTACGTTGCAAATTACAGGACATAATGCTTACGGTTATTTAAAGGCAGAAAAAGGTGTTCACCGTTTAGTACGTATTTCACCATTCGATTCTTCAGGTCGACGTCATACATCATTCGTTTCGTGTGATATTATGCCAGAATTTAATGAAGAAATCGAAATTGATGTGCGCACGGAAGATTTAAAAGTGGATACGTATCGTGCAACGGGTGCGGGTGGTCAGCATATTAATACGACGGACTCTGCTGTTCGTATTACCCATTTGCCATCAGGGGTAGTTGTGCAATGTCAATCGGAACGTTCTCAGATTAAAAACCGTGATGCTGCAATGAAAATGTTAAAGTCCAAACTGTATCAATTAGAAATTGAAAAACAACAAGCACAATTGGATGAAATTCGTGGCGAGCAGAAGGAAATCGGCTGGGGTTCACAAATTCGTTCATATGTATTCCACCCATATTCGATGGTGAAAGATCATCGTACAAATCATGAAACGGGAAATGTAGGTGCCGTAATGGATGGCGATCTAGATCAATTTATTACAGCATACTTACGTTCGAGAATTTCATATTGA
- a CDS encoding competence protein ComK produces the protein MSKNLPQVSSYIASNSTYFLKSILHREKTYTLVSDKHGKVIYPHKPIKIIRNTCKLHGSSYQASLFQAKQFFGKNKHKLPIMIAYDFGDPCVLFPLFSPSSSQNIWISFQSIINIVEHNEETIVTFLDGSEERLPLHCKSFNHQYVRASMFYKHLILKRNATL, from the coding sequence ATGTCGAAAAATTTACCTCAAGTTTCTAGTTACATTGCCTCTAACTCTACTTATTTTTTAAAATCTATTTTGCATCGTGAAAAAACATACACGCTTGTTTCCGATAAACATGGGAAGGTCATCTATCCGCATAAACCAATAAAAATTATCCGCAACACGTGCAAATTGCATGGGAGTTCCTATCAAGCTAGCCTATTCCAAGCAAAACAATTTTTCGGCAAAAATAAGCATAAGCTACCCATTATGATTGCCTATGATTTTGGTGACCCATGTGTGTTATTTCCTCTTTTCTCACCAAGTTCATCACAAAACATTTGGATTTCCTTCCAATCTATTATTAACATTGTGGAGCATAACGAGGAAACGATTGTCACTTTTTTAGATGGCTCCGAGGAACGATTGCCCTTGCATTGCAAATCATTCAATCATCAATATGTCCGGGCCTCCATGTTCTATAAACATTTGATACTAAAACGTAATGCAACATTATAG
- a CDS encoding IDEAL domain-containing protein: MDKYYSYTDFLKAVGQQPDSNQAEKLLNEIYLDLFLNRLQRMHRIEQLKALIDKSLDQKNEQKFINYTMELKELLKSTTA, from the coding sequence ATGGATAAATATTATTCATACACAGATTTTTTAAAAGCAGTTGGCCAACAGCCGGATAGCAATCAAGCCGAAAAATTGTTGAATGAAATTTATTTAGATTTGTTTTTAAATCGTTTACAACGTATGCATCGAATTGAACAACTAAAAGCACTCATCGATAAGTCATTGGATCAAAAAAATGAACAGAAATTTATTAACTACACTATGGAATTAAAAGAATTGCTAAAATCAACAACAGCTTAG
- the uvrB gene encoding excinuclease ABC subunit UvrB, with amino-acid sequence MTEQFTIQSAYKPNGDQPAAIAQLVQGIQEGKHEQTLLGATGTGKTFTISNVIQQVKKPTLIMAHNKTLAGQLYSEFKEFFPNNAVEYFVSYYDYFQPEAYVPQTDTYIEKDSSINDEIDKLRHSATSALFEREDVIIIASVSCIYGLGSPEEYREMVVSIRTGMEIERNQLLRKLVDIQYERNDINFTRGTFRVRGDVVEIFPASRDEHCIRIEFFGDEIDRIREVDALTGEILTEREHVAIFPASHFVTREEKMKVAIENIEKELQVRLEKLRAEDRLLEAQRLEQRTNYDLEMLREMGFCSGIENYSRHLTLREAGATPYTLIDYFPKDFLLVVDESHVTLPQVRGMYNGDQARKQVLVEHGFRLPSALDNRPLKLDEFQSKVHQAIYVSATPGPYELEHTPEMIEQIIRPTGLLDPTLEVRPIEGQIDDLIDEIHERIRKNERILVTTLTKKMSEDLTNYLKEMGLKVEYLHSEIKTLERIEIIRELRKGTHDVLIGINLLREGLDIPEVSLVVILDADKEGFLRSERSLIQTIGRAARNSNGHVIMYANNMTESMKKAIEETKRRREIQIAYNEKHGITPKTIIKKIPDIIRATKAAEEEEQYITKVTGGKKLTKKELEKLVETLQLEMKEAAKALDFERAAELRDMIFELKAEG; translated from the coding sequence ATGACAGAACAATTTACAATCCAGTCCGCCTATAAACCGAATGGCGATCAACCCGCCGCAATCGCGCAGCTTGTACAAGGAATACAAGAAGGCAAGCACGAGCAAACCCTTTTAGGCGCAACGGGTACAGGAAAAACTTTTACCATTTCAAATGTCATTCAACAAGTCAAAAAACCAACGCTCATTATGGCGCATAATAAAACATTAGCTGGCCAATTATACAGTGAATTTAAAGAGTTTTTCCCGAACAATGCGGTCGAGTACTTTGTCAGTTACTATGATTATTTCCAGCCAGAAGCGTATGTGCCACAAACCGATACGTATATCGAAAAAGATTCGAGCATTAATGATGAAATTGATAAGCTAAGGCACTCAGCAACATCCGCCTTATTTGAGCGAGAGGATGTCATTATTATTGCGTCGGTTTCGTGTATTTACGGTCTCGGTTCCCCTGAGGAATACCGGGAAATGGTCGTGTCTATTCGTACAGGTATGGAAATTGAACGCAATCAGCTATTACGTAAGCTCGTTGACATTCAATATGAACGGAATGATATTAACTTTACGCGCGGAACATTTCGTGTACGAGGTGATGTGGTAGAGATTTTCCCTGCATCCCGTGATGAACACTGTATTCGTATCGAGTTTTTTGGAGATGAAATTGATCGTATTCGAGAGGTAGATGCACTGACCGGTGAAATTTTAACCGAGCGTGAGCACGTTGCTATTTTCCCTGCATCTCACTTCGTAACACGAGAAGAAAAAATGAAAGTTGCGATTGAAAATATTGAAAAGGAATTACAGGTGCGTTTAGAAAAATTACGTGCAGAGGATCGTTTATTAGAGGCACAGCGTTTAGAACAGCGTACAAATTATGATTTAGAAATGCTTCGTGAAATGGGCTTTTGTTCAGGCATTGAAAACTATTCACGCCATTTAACGTTACGTGAAGCAGGAGCGACGCCGTATACTTTGATCGACTATTTCCCAAAGGATTTTTTACTTGTTGTGGATGAAAGTCATGTTACATTACCGCAAGTACGTGGTATGTATAATGGTGACCAAGCACGTAAGCAAGTATTAGTAGAGCATGGTTTCCGTTTGCCATCCGCACTTGATAACCGACCATTAAAATTGGATGAGTTCCAATCGAAAGTGCATCAAGCCATTTATGTGTCAGCAACACCAGGACCGTACGAGCTTGAGCATACACCTGAAATGATCGAACAAATTATTCGTCCAACAGGGTTACTTGATCCAACATTGGAAGTGCGACCGATTGAAGGGCAAATTGATGATTTAATCGATGAAATTCATGAACGCATTCGAAAAAATGAGCGTATTCTCGTGACGACATTAACGAAAAAAATGTCAGAAGATTTAACGAATTACTTAAAGGAAATGGGCTTAAAGGTTGAATATTTGCATTCAGAAATTAAAACATTGGAGCGTATTGAAATTATCCGAGAGCTTCGAAAAGGGACGCATGATGTTTTGATTGGTATTAACTTATTGCGAGAAGGTCTAGACATTCCTGAAGTTTCCCTTGTCGTAATTTTGGATGCAGATAAAGAAGGATTTTTACGTTCGGAGCGATCATTGATTCAAACAATCGGTCGTGCCGCACGTAACTCAAATGGACATGTCATTATGTACGCGAATAATATGACCGAATCGATGAAAAAAGCGATTGAGGAAACGAAGCGACGTCGAGAAATTCAAATTGCTTACAATGAAAAGCATGGGATTACACCAAAAACCATAATTAAGAAAATACCTGACATTATTCGGGCTACGAAAGCTGCGGAAGAGGAAGAGCAATATATTACAAAGGTAACTGGCGGCAAGAAGCTGACAAAGAAGGAGCTTGAAAAATTAGTTGAAACGTTGCAACTTGAAATGAAGGAAGCAGCGAAAGCACTTGATTTCGAGCGAGCGGCAGAATTACGTGACATGATATTCGAATTGAAAGCAGAAGGGTGA